In the Malania oleifera isolate guangnan ecotype guangnan chromosome 1, ASM2987363v1, whole genome shotgun sequence genome, one interval contains:
- the LOC131160705 gene encoding transcription factor bHLH18-like isoform X2: protein METSPVPWLSEMGVENPMSSIHQCEAAGCFDEDQLEAALAELEASQQCFFSSETNSSSSTFDNLPRSSSATSLSSSMEAHQMPGLEQSPIMSTPMPDPVSPMILSFGEDVNFPEISQQPHKSFPGSFNHVQVQQPQIPIPQTQFVNHSSCEEANTKAGQGPKRNGTSTAMATKSPSRPQDHIIAERRRREQLSRGIIALSGIIPGLKKTDKNSVLGEAIKYLKQLQEREKMLEEQAAASQPTAESVVIVKKSQLLHGDDDGSFTSDEHFDYLSDMSLPRVEARVCNKNLLLRIHCEQHKGVLVKTLAEIEKLNLVVVNSNVVPFGSLAFHITIVAEVIN from the exons ATGGAGACCTCCCCTGTTCCTTGGCTGTCTGAGATG GGGGTGGAAAATCCAATGTCGTCTATCCATCAATGTGAAGCAGCGGGGTGTTTTGATGAAGATCAGCTGGAAGCTGCTCTAGCCGAATTAGAGGCCTCTCAGCAGTGCTTCTTCTCCTCGGAGACCAACTCATCATCTTCAACCTTTGATAATCTCCCCAGAAGCAGCTCCGCTACCAGCTTGAGCTCATCCATGGAAGCTCACCAGATGCCTGGGCTTGAACAGAGTCCCATTATGTCAACTCCCATGCCCGACCCTGTTTCGCCTATGATTCTCTCTTTCGGCGAAGATGtgaattttcctgaaatttcccAGCAACCCCATAAAAGTTTTCCAGGCAGCTTCAACCACGTTCAGGTGCAGCAGCCCCAAATTCCAATTCCCCAAACTCAATTTGTTAACCATAGTAGCTGTGAAGAGGCAAATACCAAAGCTGGCCAGGGCCCTAAGAGGAACGGCACCAGTACCGCTATGGCTACAAAGTCACCATCTCGGCCCCAAGACCACATAATCGCAGAACGACGACGGCGAGAGCAGCTCAGCCGCGGTATTATTGCTCTTTCAGGCATCATTCCGGGCCTCAAAAAG ACCGATAAGAACTCGGTACTAGGAGAGGCTATCAAGTACTTGAAACAACTTCAAGAGCGAGAAAAGATGTTAGAGGAACAGGCAGCAGCAAGTCAACCCACCGCAGAGTCGGTGGTGATTGTCAAGAAATCGCAGCTTCTGCACGGAGATGACGATGGGAGCTTCACCTCGGACGAGCATTTCGATTACTTGTCCGATATGTCGCTCCCGAGAGTCGAAGCTCGAGTATGCAACAAGAATCTCCTCTTGAGAATTCACTGCGAGCAGCATAAAGGAGTTTTGGTGAAGACACTGGCAGAAATAGAGAAGCTCAATCTCGTAGTAGTCAACAGCAATGTTGTGCCTTTTGGAAGCTTGGCTTTTCATATAACCATAGTGGCTGAGGTAATTAATTAA
- the LOC131160705 gene encoding transcription factor bHLH25-like isoform X1, whose amino-acid sequence MSSIHQCEAAGCFDEDQLEAALAELEASQQCFFSSETNSSSSTFDNLPRSSSATSLSSSMEAHQMPGLEQSPIMSTPMPDPVSPMILSFGEDVNFPEISQQPHKSFPGSFNHVQVQQPQIPIPQTQFVNHSSCEEANTKAGQGPKRNGTSTAMATKSPSRPQDHIIAERRRREQLSRGIIALSGIIPGLKKTDKNSVLGEAIKYLKQLQEREKMLEEQAAASQPTAESVVIVKKSQLLHGDDDGSFTSDEHFDYLSDMSLPRVEARVCNKNLLLRIHCEQHKGVLVKTLAEIEKLNLVVVNSNVVPFGSLAFHITIVAEMEDEFRMTIKDLVRSLRSTLRAIMSSAQ is encoded by the exons ATGTCGTCTATCCATCAATGTGAAGCAGCGGGGTGTTTTGATGAAGATCAGCTGGAAGCTGCTCTAGCCGAATTAGAGGCCTCTCAGCAGTGCTTCTTCTCCTCGGAGACCAACTCATCATCTTCAACCTTTGATAATCTCCCCAGAAGCAGCTCCGCTACCAGCTTGAGCTCATCCATGGAAGCTCACCAGATGCCTGGGCTTGAACAGAGTCCCATTATGTCAACTCCCATGCCCGACCCTGTTTCGCCTATGATTCTCTCTTTCGGCGAAGATGtgaattttcctgaaatttcccAGCAACCCCATAAAAGTTTTCCAGGCAGCTTCAACCACGTTCAGGTGCAGCAGCCCCAAATTCCAATTCCCCAAACTCAATTTGTTAACCATAGTAGCTGTGAAGAGGCAAATACCAAAGCTGGCCAGGGCCCTAAGAGGAACGGCACCAGTACCGCTATGGCTACAAAGTCACCATCTCGGCCCCAAGACCACATAATCGCAGAACGACGACGGCGAGAGCAGCTCAGCCGCGGTATTATTGCTCTTTCAGGCATCATTCCGGGCCTCAAAAAG ACCGATAAGAACTCGGTACTAGGAGAGGCTATCAAGTACTTGAAACAACTTCAAGAGCGAGAAAAGATGTTAGAGGAACAGGCAGCAGCAAGTCAACCCACCGCAGAGTCGGTGGTGATTGTCAAGAAATCGCAGCTTCTGCACGGAGATGACGATGGGAGCTTCACCTCGGACGAGCATTTCGATTACTTGTCCGATATGTCGCTCCCGAGAGTCGAAGCTCGAGTATGCAACAAGAATCTCCTCTTGAGAATTCACTGCGAGCAGCATAAAGGAGTTTTGGTGAAGACACTGGCAGAAATAGAGAAGCTCAATCTCGTAGTAGTCAACAGCAATGTTGTGCCTTTTGGAAGCTTGGCTTTTCATATAACCATAGTGGCTGAG ATGGAAGATGAATTCCGCATGACGATAAAGGATCTTGTCAGAAGTCTCCGCTCAACTCTCCGCGCGATCATGTCATCAGCCCAGTGA